The Lampris incognitus isolate fLamInc1 chromosome 17, fLamInc1.hap2, whole genome shotgun sequence genome contains a region encoding:
- the LOC130127499 gene encoding zinc metalloproteinase-disintegrin-like 2d has protein sequence MGYSTWMLLCLTWDSFVPSSQILTHVDRYHVVRPQRLHERGKRSLFPNQLYPDAIDYELAIEGRNHTIHLEKNRNLFGRSYTETHYSEDGQRVTEAPDVDHCYYHGHVKGVTDSSVSVGICSGINGFVRARQQVYLIEPLEDRDDGDHAVYKQEHLKVSSSPRCGSSSNITAYDHDQDLGPKLSGLFRSRPWKRKPTPGPQRFVELIVVVDNAEYRRYGSQTKARILTVVNHIDKLYRPLNIRIMLVGLEIWTYRDYINVALNSETTLDRFLLWRQEDLLKRTKHDNAQFVTGIDFDGDTVGLANKFAMCTANSGGVNQDHHSNLIGLASTIAHEMGHNFGLSHDSPSCSCGSSYGSDTCVMAEKLRTGTQSFPELFSDCSEEQLSEFFERAQPKCLLQPSSVKTMFGDPLCGNAIVDSGEECDCGTVEECKNPCCDASTCRMTEGSKCAHGECCENCQFKETGSMCRRSAGDCDLSEYCTGLSGNCPEDSFNMNGKPCYNQGDGYCYNGQCPTHQQHCWRLFGSGVRVGSDFCFDLNVRGQEGSHCGKTNYGFTRCTPANAKCGSIFCDGGGDSITGKRAVFTLGSQAKCVVAVDGNETRKLDMVPTGTKCGHNKVCVANTCKDILVYGEKDDCAKKCNNNGVCNHKRECHCNAGWAPPYCETHYTDLPQDQSGLIAGICAALIILIVLVLVTAGLMCCKKTDRENYTSKRKVHSAPDRLNPMFQEQSTKGRPQISQPTFMESTAMQACTPLFVTVVPNRPPPQPPKKSSVEMTTPHSDAWKPQPPSKPLPPLNGTQYNAAELSRAPPAPPVKPSPPPVPPVKPCPPAVPPVKPKFSRLT, from the exons ATGGGATACAGTACGTGGATGCTACTCTGCCTCACATGGG ACTCGTTCGTGCCGAGCTCGCAGATCTTGACACATGTGGATCGCTATCATGTAGTGAGACCTCAGAGATTGCACGAAAGAGGAAAAAGGAGCCTGTTTCCGAACCAG CTTTATCCCGATGCAATAGACTATGAATTGGCAATTGAAGGAAGGAACCATACCATTCATCTTGAAAAAAACAG GAATCTCTTCGGAAGGTCTTACACCGAAACGCACTATTCAGAAGATGGACAGAGGGTGACAGAAGCGCCAGATGTG GACCACTGCTACTATCACGGCCATGTCAAGGGCGTGACGGACTCGTCTGTCAGTGTTGGGATTTGTTCAGGCATCAA TGGCTTTGTGAGGGCTAGGCAACAGGTTTATCTCATAGAGCCTTTGGAAGACCGAGACGATGGGGACCACGCTGTGTACAAACAGGAACACCTCAAAGTCAGCAGCAGTCCTCGCTGCGGCTCCTCCAGCAACATCACTGCCTATGACCATGACCAGGACTTGGGCCCCAAGCTCTCCGGCCTCTTCAGATCTAGACCCTGG AAAAGGAAACCTACTCCAGGTCCACAGCGGTTTGTTGAGTtgattgtggtggtcgacaatgCAGAG TACAGACGTTATGGAAGCCAGACGAAAGCTCGAATCCTAACAGTTGTAAATCATATTGACAAG CTGTATCGACCCCTGAACATTCGCATCATGCTGGTGGGGCTGGAGATTTGGACGTACAGAGATTACATTAATGTTGCCCTGAATTCAGAGACCACGCTGGACAGATTCCTTCTGTGGCGCCAGGAAGATCTTCTGAAGAGGACAAAGCATGACAATGCCCAGTTTGTGAC TGGCATAGATTTTGATGGCGATACTGTTGGACTGGCAAATAAGTTTGCCATGTGTACTGCAAATTCAGGTGGAGTCAATCAG GATCATCACAGCAACCTCATTGGCCTTGCCTCCACCATTGCCCATGAGATGGGACATAATTTTGGCCTTTCCCACGATAGCCCAAGTTGTTCGTGTGGCTCATCTTATGGCAGTGATACCTGTGTCATGGCAGAAAAGCTCAG GACAGGAACTCAATCATTCCCAGAGTTGTTCAGTGACTGTAGTGAAGAGCAGCTGTCTGAATTCTTTGAGAGAGCTCAGCCCAAATGCCTGCTCCAGCCCAGCTCTGTTAAGACCATGTTTGGAGACCCTCTCTGTGGCAATGCCATAGTGGACTCTGGGGAGGAGTGTGACTGCGGCACCGTGGAG GAATGCAAGAATCCCTGTTGTGACGCTTCAACCTGCCGCATGACAGAGGGAAGCAAGTGTGCTCATGGAGAATGCTGTGAAAACTGCCAG TTCAAAGAAACTGGAAGTATGTGCAGGAGGTCTGCGGGTGACTGTGACCTGTCAGAATACTGCACTGGGTTATCTGGAAATTGCCCAGAAGATAGCTTTAACATGAATGGCAAACCCTGTTACAACCAAGGAGATGGCTACTGCTACAATGGCCAATGCCCCACACATCAGCAACACTGCTGGAGACTGTTTGGATCAG GGGTCAGAGTTGGATCAGATTTCTGTTTTGACCTGAATGTTAGGGGTCAAGAGGGGTCACACTGCGGAAAAACAAACTATGGCTTCACCCGCTGTACGCCAGC GAATGCAAAGTGTGGATCTATATTTTGTGATGGAGGTGGGGACTCCATCACCGGTAAAAGAGCCGTCTTCACTCTGGGAAGCCAGGCCAAATGCGTCGTAGCTGTCGATGGCAACGAGACCAGGAAACTTGATATGGTCCCTACAGGAACCAAATGCGGACACAACAAG GTCTGCGTTGCCAACACATGCAAGGATATCTTGGTTTACGGAGAAAAGGATGATTGCGCAAAGAAGTGCAACAACAATGGG GTGTGTAATCACAAGAGGGAGTGCCACTGCAACGCCGGCTGGGCACCGCCTTACTGTGAAACCCATTACACAGACCTAcctcaag ACCAGAGTGGACTGATAGCTGGTATCTGTGCCGCGCTGATCATCCTCATAGTCCTCGTTTTAGTGACTGCAGGACTGATGTGTtgtaaaaagacagacagagaaaactaCACCTCTAAAAG GAAAGTCCACTCTGCCCCAGACAGGTTAAACCCCATGTTCCAGGAGCAAAGTACCAAAGGGAGACCTCAGATCAGCCAGCCGACTTTTATGGAGTCGACGGCCATGCAAGCCTGCACTCCTCTGTTTGTCACTGTTGTCCCCAACAGACCGCCTCCACAG CCTCCAAAGAAATCGTCAGTGGAAATGACTACTCCTCATTCTGATGCA TGGAAACCTCAACCTCCATCCAAACCTTTGCCACCTCTGAACGGCACGCAG TATAACGCAGCCGAGTTGAGCCGAGCTCCCCCTGCACCTCCCGTGAAGCCGAGTCCTCCTCCAGTCCCTCCAGTCAAGCCTTGTCCTCCAGCTGTGCCGCCAGTGAAGCCCAAATTTTCAAGGCTCACATGA